The Streptomyces sp. NL15-2K genome contains a region encoding:
- a CDS encoding DUF4333 domain-containing protein: MQRKFLVGAVGGTTAVVSIFGVGTHLLARTESTTGLDPDSAVSVGGHRALAAELVAGRTASLYHPLPWVGKKISDVTCPTGLKAVAGATITCTGKKSDGETVEIPVAVVKATDHSITWKFER; the protein is encoded by the coding sequence ATGCAGCGCAAGTTCCTCGTCGGTGCCGTCGGCGGTACGACCGCCGTCGTGAGCATCTTCGGTGTCGGCACCCACCTGCTTGCCAGGACCGAGTCGACCACCGGCCTCGACCCGGACAGCGCGGTGAGCGTCGGCGGTCACCGGGCCCTGGCCGCCGAGCTGGTCGCGGGCCGCACCGCGAGCCTGTACCACCCGCTGCCCTGGGTCGGGAAGAAGATCTCCGACGTCACCTGCCCGACCGGGCTCAAGGCCGTCGCCGGAGCCACCATCACCTGCACCGGCAAGAAGAGCGACGGCGAGACCGTCGAGATCCCCGTCGCCGTGGTCAAGGCCACGGACCACTCCATCACCTGGAAGTTCGAGCGCTAG
- a CDS encoding sensor histidine kinase codes for MKSVTLRGLARGFGIGALVGAALVDLAYAAGNDGPGIWPVAAVLMIGAVAVLWPAGRRPSWLTPQVRTVVPAVASGLYTVASVTYPEALFGPGELVILLCLLFVAVRHCSRRWVVMCAALDGAAVLALPVRALRGMPDTMMGFMLIGLVLIGLSAGFAAYLRSMDYRRTVAVSETRRSERLAIAADLHDFVAHHVTGILVQTQVARMMADSRPDELDPVLAGIERAATEALASMRRTVGVLRDTDEAADRRPVGDLAAIAELADGFASPIQKVTFHRDRAVSDDLPHEVQAAAFRVVQEALTNVRRHAADATEITVRLRRDSGRLEVSVADDGRGGTQLPAAAHGGGFGLVGLKERVTALGGDLHAGPRTGHGWEVRAVFPA; via the coding sequence ATGAAGTCCGTTACTCTCCGGGGCCTGGCACGCGGCTTCGGCATCGGCGCCCTCGTCGGCGCGGCGCTCGTCGACCTGGCCTACGCGGCCGGCAACGACGGACCCGGCATCTGGCCAGTGGCCGCCGTGCTGATGATCGGCGCCGTCGCCGTCCTGTGGCCGGCCGGCCGCCGTCCCTCGTGGCTCACGCCTCAGGTGCGCACGGTCGTGCCGGCCGTGGCCTCCGGCCTCTACACCGTGGCCTCGGTGACGTACCCGGAGGCCCTGTTCGGCCCGGGCGAGCTGGTGATCCTGCTGTGCCTGCTGTTCGTCGCCGTACGGCATTGTTCGCGCCGCTGGGTCGTGATGTGCGCCGCGCTGGACGGCGCCGCCGTCCTGGCCCTGCCGGTGCGGGCCCTGCGCGGCATGCCGGACACCATGATGGGCTTCATGCTGATCGGGCTGGTCCTGATCGGTCTCTCCGCCGGGTTCGCCGCCTATCTGCGCTCCATGGACTACCGGCGGACCGTCGCCGTCAGCGAGACCCGCCGCTCCGAACGTCTGGCCATCGCCGCCGACCTGCACGACTTCGTCGCGCACCACGTCACCGGGATCCTGGTGCAGACCCAGGTCGCCCGCATGATGGCGGACAGCCGGCCCGACGAACTCGACCCCGTCCTCGCGGGCATCGAGCGCGCCGCGACCGAGGCCCTCGCCTCGATGCGCCGCACGGTCGGCGTCCTGCGCGACACCGACGAGGCAGCCGACCGCCGGCCGGTGGGCGACCTCGCCGCCATCGCCGAACTGGCGGACGGCTTCGCCAGCCCGATCCAGAAGGTCACCTTCCACCGCGATCGAGCCGTCTCCGACGACCTCCCCCACGAGGTGCAGGCCGCGGCCTTCCGCGTCGTCCAGGAAGCGCTGACGAACGTACGACGGCACGCCGCCGACGCCACGGAGATCACCGTCCGGCTGCGGCGCGACAGCGGCCGTCTGGAGGTGTCGGTCGCGGACGACGGCCGAGGCGGCACCCAGCTCCCGGCCGCCGCACACGGCGGCGGCTTCGGCCTCGTCGGCCTCAAGGAGCGGGTGACGGCCCTGGGCGGCGACCTCCACGCCGGCCCGCGCACCGGCCACGGCTGGGAGGTCCGGGCGGTCTTCCCGGCCTGA
- a CDS encoding endonuclease has protein sequence MSSRESVVRELVRAHGQTFAEEAGIKLRDTPQPLYQLLVLAHLLSARIRGSIAVDTARELFDAGMRDPRRMADASWQQRVDALGRGGYRRYDERTATQLGDEAELLTERWGGDLRRMRKEADGKVSELRRLIQEMPGLGPAGADIFLREVQRVWPEVAPYLDDKALKGAERLGLPKDQDRLVKLAGNTEPAVLAAALVRAALDKEVAEDSLRRAG, from the coding sequence ACCTTCGCCGAGGAGGCGGGCATCAAGCTGAGGGACACCCCTCAGCCCCTTTACCAGCTGCTGGTCCTGGCGCACCTGCTCAGCGCCCGCATCCGCGGCTCGATCGCCGTCGACACCGCCCGCGAGCTGTTCGACGCCGGTATGCGTGATCCGCGCCGTATGGCCGACGCGAGCTGGCAGCAGCGCGTGGACGCTCTCGGACGCGGCGGATACCGGCGCTACGACGAGCGTACGGCCACCCAACTCGGCGACGAGGCCGAGCTGTTGACCGAACGGTGGGGCGGTGACCTGCGGCGGATGCGCAAGGAGGCGGACGGCAAGGTCTCCGAACTGCGCCGCCTGATCCAGGAGATGCCCGGACTGGGCCCGGCCGGCGCCGACATCTTCCTGCGCGAGGTCCAGCGGGTGTGGCCGGAAGTGGCGCCGTACCTGGACGACAAGGCGCTGAAAGGTGCGGAACGCCTGGGCCTGCCCAAGGACCAGGACCGGCTCGTCAAGCTCGCCGGGAACACCGAACCGGCCGTGCTCGCCGCGGCGTTGGTGCGGGCCGCGCTGGACAAGGAGGTGGCCGAAGACAGTCTCCGCCGCGCCGGATGA